One stretch of Streptomyces sp. A2-16 DNA includes these proteins:
- a CDS encoding PaaX family transcriptional regulator C-terminal domain-containing protein, translating into MRRNVSVQPGEVDLRPLSARSVVLSLLLGAHPPEMPVKDLIRAVEPFGVGGSTLRAALSRMVSAGDLRRADTVYGLSERLLARQRRQDDAVHPSTRAWNGDWETVVITTTGRGPAERAELRAGLTALRLAELREGVWMRPANLLRPLPDGLDAVALRCTTRPERPASELAAALWPLDAWAADSRALLAHVARAERPADRLTGFAAVVRRLLTDPVLPPELLPPDWPGAELRSAYAAYQRELADTVPQDHLRP; encoded by the coding sequence ATGCGGAGGAACGTGTCGGTGCAGCCCGGTGAGGTCGACCTGCGGCCGTTGTCCGCGCGGTCCGTCGTGCTGAGCCTGCTCCTGGGCGCCCATCCGCCGGAGATGCCGGTGAAGGACCTGATCCGCGCGGTGGAGCCGTTCGGGGTCGGCGGCTCCACGCTGCGTGCCGCGCTCAGCCGCATGGTGAGCGCCGGCGACCTGCGACGCGCCGACACCGTCTACGGCCTGAGCGAGCGGCTGCTCGCCCGTCAGCGCCGCCAGGACGACGCCGTGCACCCCTCCACGCGCGCGTGGAACGGCGACTGGGAGACGGTCGTGATCACGACGACCGGCCGCGGTCCCGCGGAACGTGCCGAACTGCGCGCGGGGCTGACCGCTCTCCGGCTCGCCGAACTCCGGGAGGGCGTCTGGATGCGCCCCGCCAATCTGCTGCGGCCTCTCCCGGACGGCCTCGACGCGGTCGCCCTGCGCTGCACCACCCGCCCCGAACGCCCGGCGTCCGAGCTCGCCGCCGCGCTGTGGCCCCTCGACGCCTGGGCGGCCGACTCCCGGGCGCTGCTCGCCCATGTCGCCCGCGCGGAGCGGCCCGCGGACCGGCTCACCGGCTTCGCGGCGGTCGTACGCCGGCTGCTGACCGACCCGGTGCTGCCGCCCGAGCTCCTGCCGCCCGACTGGCCGGGCGCCGAACTGCGCTCCGCCTACGCGGCCTACCAGCGGGAGCTGGCGGACACGGTCCCGCAGGACCACCTGCGCCCATGA
- a CDS encoding polysaccharide lyase family 1 protein, producing MRTRPPRTHAQRSALAAGAAALATVAVLAVPQSAGAAETSPIGFGAGTTGGGSASAVTVSTLSAFRTAVTGSAVKVVKVNGLISLSGTVDVGSNTTVLGVGSSSGFTGGGLRLKKVTNVVVRNLNISKPLAPADGIEVQASTKVWIDHNSFSADRDHDKDYYDGLLDINHASDNVTVSWNTFKDHFKGSLVGHSDNNAGEDTGHLKVTYHHNWFNNVNSRIPSLRFGTGHFYDNYVVGAETAVHSRMGAQMLVENNVFRATGVGVTTNRSSDVDGYANLRGNDLGGAATEVSRVGTFTSAPYSYTAEPASSVVASVTGGAGAGKL from the coding sequence ATGCGTACTCGCCCCCCACGTACACACGCGCAAAGATCCGCTCTGGCCGCCGGTGCGGCCGCGCTCGCGACGGTGGCCGTCCTGGCCGTCCCGCAGTCGGCCGGGGCCGCCGAGACCTCCCCCATCGGTTTCGGCGCCGGAACGACCGGCGGCGGCAGCGCTTCCGCGGTCACCGTCTCCACGCTGAGCGCCTTCAGGACGGCCGTCACCGGCAGCGCGGTCAAGGTCGTCAAGGTCAACGGCCTGATCTCGCTGAGCGGCACGGTCGACGTCGGCTCCAACACCACGGTGCTGGGCGTCGGTTCGTCGTCCGGGTTCACCGGCGGCGGGCTGCGACTGAAGAAGGTCACGAACGTCGTGGTCCGCAACCTCAACATCAGCAAGCCCCTGGCGCCCGCCGACGGCATCGAGGTGCAGGCCTCGACGAAGGTGTGGATCGACCACAACTCCTTCTCGGCGGACCGCGATCACGACAAGGACTACTACGACGGCCTGCTGGACATCAACCACGCCTCGGACAACGTCACGGTGTCCTGGAACACCTTCAAGGACCACTTCAAGGGCTCGCTCGTCGGCCACAGCGACAACAACGCCGGCGAGGACACCGGCCATCTGAAGGTGACGTACCACCACAACTGGTTCAACAACGTCAACTCGCGCATTCCCAGCCTGCGCTTCGGCACCGGGCACTTCTACGACAACTACGTCGTCGGCGCCGAGACCGCGGTGCACTCGCGCATGGGCGCCCAGATGCTCGTGGAGAACAACGTCTTCCGCGCCACCGGAGTCGGTGTCACCACGAACCGGAGCAGTGACGTCGACGGATACGCCAACCTGCGCGGCAACGACCTCGGCGGAGCCGCCACCGAGGTCTCCAGGGTCGGCACCTTCACCAGCGCTCCGTACAGCTACACCGCCGAGCCCGCCTCCTCCGTCGTCGCCTCGGTGACGGGCGGCGCGGGCGCCGGAAAGCTCTGA
- a CDS encoding uracil-DNA glycosylase yields MAPRPLHEIVEAGWAKALEPVAGQISRMGDFLRAEIAAGRTYLPAGPNVLRAFQQPFDEVRVLIVGQDPYPTPGHAVGLSFSVAPEVRPLPGSLINIYRELNTDLGLAQPSNGDLTPWTRQGVLLLNRALTTAPRKPAAHRGKGWEEVTEQAIRALAARGKPLVSILWGRDARNLRPLLGDLPSVESAHPSPMSADRGFFGSRPFSRANDLLVRQGGQPVDWRLP; encoded by the coding sequence GTGGCACCACGACCCTTGCATGAAATCGTCGAAGCGGGCTGGGCGAAGGCCCTGGAACCGGTCGCCGGGCAGATCTCCCGGATGGGTGACTTCCTGCGCGCGGAGATCGCCGCGGGACGCACCTACCTCCCGGCCGGGCCGAACGTCCTGCGGGCCTTCCAGCAGCCCTTCGACGAGGTGCGGGTACTGATCGTCGGTCAGGACCCGTATCCGACACCCGGACACGCGGTGGGGCTGTCCTTCTCGGTCGCGCCCGAGGTCCGGCCGCTGCCCGGCAGTCTGATCAACATCTACCGAGAGCTCAACACCGACCTGGGGCTGGCGCAGCCGTCCAACGGGGATCTGACTCCGTGGACCCGGCAGGGCGTGCTGCTGCTCAACAGGGCGCTGACGACGGCCCCCCGCAAGCCCGCGGCGCACCGCGGCAAGGGCTGGGAGGAAGTCACGGAGCAGGCCATACGGGCCCTCGCGGCGCGCGGGAAGCCGCTGGTGTCGATTCTGTGGGGCCGCGACGCGCGCAACCTCCGTCCGCTGCTGGGAGATCTCCCGTCCGTGGAGTCCGCCCACCCCTCCCCCATGTCGGCCGACCGTGGCTTCTTCGGCTCGCGTCCGTTCAGCCGGGCCAATGACCTGCTGGTCAGGCAGGGGGGACAGCCGGTCGACTGGCGTCTGCCGTGA
- a CDS encoding BadF/BadG/BcrA/BcrD ATPase family protein, with protein MTGSTGAGAGSGTGAAGADTGEGFLAVDSGGSGLRVVLGAPGRGTTTPRASREPVRTGPKGIDPGHLMEQLVPMVRALLPELGVSGLGTAVVGAAGLATLGEGLRAELPGALEREFGIRTVALVADAVTAYTGALGPRPGAVVAAGTGLVAIGTDLRSWRRADGWGHLLGDCGSGAWIGRAGLEAALRAHDGRPGGSAALLARAEESFGPAQELPGRLYPRTDRPAVLASFAPQVAAGAGSDPVAEGILREAARHMAESAAAVCPAEGEVHVSLTGGLFRLGDALVVPLEEELERRLPHARRVSAAGGPLEGSVQIATELARSSLTLPSDASMLYVVAPKRG; from the coding sequence GTGACCGGTTCGACGGGGGCCGGTGCCGGGTCGGGGACGGGTGCGGCGGGGGCGGACACGGGGGAAGGCTTCCTCGCCGTCGACTCCGGCGGGTCCGGGCTGCGGGTCGTCCTGGGCGCCCCCGGCCGTGGGACCACGACCCCGCGTGCGTCCCGGGAGCCCGTGCGTACGGGCCCGAAAGGGATCGACCCGGGGCATCTGATGGAGCAACTGGTGCCCATGGTGCGGGCGTTGCTGCCCGAGCTCGGGGTGAGCGGGCTGGGTACCGCCGTCGTCGGGGCGGCGGGTCTCGCGACGCTGGGCGAGGGCCTGCGGGCCGAGCTGCCCGGCGCGCTGGAGCGGGAGTTCGGGATCCGGACCGTCGCGCTCGTCGCGGACGCGGTGACCGCCTACACCGGTGCTCTCGGACCGCGCCCGGGTGCCGTGGTCGCCGCCGGCACCGGTCTTGTCGCGATCGGCACCGATCTCAGGTCCTGGCGGCGGGCGGACGGCTGGGGTCATCTGCTGGGCGACTGCGGGAGCGGCGCCTGGATCGGGCGGGCCGGGCTCGAGGCCGCGCTGCGCGCCCACGACGGGCGGCCCGGCGGCTCGGCGGCGCTGCTGGCCCGGGCCGAGGAGTCGTTCGGCCCCGCTCAGGAGTTGCCCGGCAGGCTCTACCCGCGCACGGACCGGCCCGCCGTGCTGGCCTCCTTCGCGCCCCAGGTGGCGGCCGGCGCCGGCAGCGACCCGGTCGCCGAGGGAATCCTGCGCGAGGCCGCCCGGCACATGGCCGAGTCCGCGGCGGCGGTCTGTCCGGCCGAGGGTGAGGTGCATGTCAGCCTCACCGGTGGCTTGTTCAGGTTGGGTGACGCCCTCGTCGTACCGCTGGAGGAGGAGCTGGAGCGGCGGCTGCCGCATGCGCGGCGGGTCTCTGCGGCGGGCGGGCCGTTGGAGGGATCCGTACAGATCGCCACAGAACTGGCGCGGAGTTCGCTCACCCTGCCGAGTGATGCGTCGATGCTGTACGTGGTGGCCCCAAAGAGGGGCTGA
- a CDS encoding acyl-CoA dehydrogenase family protein, with product MASLPAPEQSATHAVTNQPPPLAPYDASDDPVLLEGLRREGADWAEEGIRRLGLRAGSAEAQEWADLANRHEPVLRTHDRYGNRVDEVDFHPSWHHLMRTAVAEGLAGTPWSEDRGGAHVARTAGGLVWGHTDAGHGCPTSMTYAAIPALRKEPELAKVYEPLLTGREYEPELRVPTEKPGLLAGMGMTEKQGGSDVRTNTTTATPTAEPGVYTLRGHKWFTSAPMCDVFLVLAQAPGGLSCFLVPRILPDGSRNTFRIQRLKDKLGNRSNASSEPEFDATVAWLVGPEGQGVKTIIEMVNCTRLDCVMMSATLMRRTLVEAGHHARHRSAFGARLIDQPLMRNVLADLALESEAATTLTLRLAGAADRAVRGDTGEQAFRRIATAVGKYWVTKRGPAFTAEALECLGGNGYVEDSGMPRHYREAPLLSIWEGSGNVNALDVLRALRREPDTAQALFGELALAQGADARLDGSVARLKDLLATASETSARRLVEHMALTLQASLLVRHAPPAVADAFCATRLGGDWGHAFGTLPDSADVDAVLGRALPGDD from the coding sequence ATGGCCTCCCTCCCCGCGCCGGAACAGTCCGCCACCCACGCCGTCACCAACCAGCCCCCTCCCCTGGCCCCGTACGACGCCTCCGACGACCCCGTCCTGCTGGAGGGGCTGCGCCGCGAGGGCGCCGACTGGGCCGAGGAGGGCATCCGGCGCCTGGGTCTGCGGGCCGGCAGTGCCGAGGCGCAGGAGTGGGCGGATCTGGCCAACCGGCACGAGCCGGTGCTGCGCACCCACGACCGGTACGGCAACCGGGTCGACGAGGTCGACTTCCATCCGAGTTGGCACCACCTGATGCGGACCGCCGTCGCCGAGGGACTGGCCGGCACGCCCTGGTCGGAGGACCGCGGCGGCGCCCATGTCGCCCGTACGGCGGGCGGCCTGGTGTGGGGCCACACGGACGCGGGCCACGGCTGCCCCACCTCGATGACGTACGCGGCGATCCCGGCGCTGCGCAAGGAGCCGGAGCTGGCCAAGGTCTACGAGCCCCTGCTGACCGGCCGGGAGTACGAGCCTGAGCTCAGGGTGCCGACCGAGAAGCCGGGCCTGCTCGCGGGCATGGGGATGACCGAGAAGCAGGGCGGCTCCGACGTCCGCACGAACACCACGACGGCCACACCCACCGCGGAGCCCGGGGTGTACACCCTGCGCGGCCACAAGTGGTTCACGTCGGCGCCGATGTGCGACGTCTTCCTGGTGCTGGCGCAGGCACCCGGCGGACTGTCGTGCTTCCTCGTGCCGCGGATCCTGCCGGACGGCAGCCGCAACACCTTCCGCATCCAGCGCCTCAAGGACAAGCTCGGCAACCGGTCGAACGCCTCCTCCGAGCCCGAGTTCGACGCCACCGTCGCCTGGCTGGTCGGCCCCGAGGGGCAGGGCGTCAAGACGATCATCGAGATGGTCAACTGCACGCGGCTGGACTGCGTGATGATGTCGGCGACCCTGATGCGCAGGACGCTCGTCGAGGCGGGACACCACGCCCGCCACCGCAGCGCGTTCGGCGCCCGGCTGATCGACCAGCCGCTGATGCGCAACGTCCTGGCCGACCTCGCGCTGGAGTCCGAGGCCGCCACCACGCTCACGCTGCGACTGGCGGGCGCCGCCGACCGGGCCGTGCGCGGGGACACCGGGGAGCAGGCGTTCCGCCGTATCGCCACCGCGGTCGGCAAGTACTGGGTCACCAAGCGGGGCCCGGCCTTCACCGCGGAGGCCCTGGAGTGCCTCGGTGGCAACGGCTACGTGGAGGACTCGGGCATGCCCCGGCACTACCGGGAGGCGCCCCTGTTGTCCATCTGGGAGGGGTCCGGGAACGTCAACGCCCTCGACGTGCTGCGGGCGTTGCGCCGGGAGCCGGACACCGCTCAGGCACTGTTCGGCGAACTCGCCCTGGCGCAGGGGGCGGACGCCCGTCTGGACGGGTCCGTCGCCCGGCTGAAGGACCTGCTGGCCACGGCGTCCGAGACGAGTGCGCGCCGGCTGGTGGAGCACATGGCCCTGACACTTCAGGCCTCGCTCCTCGTCCGGCACGCCCCGCCCGCGGTCGCCGACGCCTTCTGCGCCACCCGGCTCGGCGGCGACTGGGGGCACGCCTTCGGCACGCTGCCGGACTCCGCGGACGTGGACGCGGTCCTCGGAAGGGCACTGCCCGGCGACGACTGA
- a CDS encoding pectate lyase encodes MTSSARPRARIRALTGATAALGLSVGMIMTLNAPTASAATWPSANGSQAVSSTIQLSGTKDYGMKRLYGTGDLGSGSQDEDQGPILNLAAGTVLKNVIIGAPAADGIHCAGSCTLQNVWWEDVGEDAATFRGSSSSNVYTVSGGGARSASDKVFQFNGAGTLNISNFAVQNFGTFVRSCGNCSTQYKRTINLNTIEATYSGNKLVGINTNYGDSATLKKITIVGDSGKKIVPCQKYIGNNTGKEPTTNGSGPDSTYCKYASSDITYR; translated from the coding sequence ATGACTTCTTCGGCACGCCCACGCGCGCGTATCCGCGCACTGACGGGCGCCACGGCCGCACTCGGCCTCTCGGTTGGCATGATCATGACACTCAATGCGCCGACGGCGAGTGCCGCCACCTGGCCGAGCGCGAACGGCAGCCAGGCGGTCTCCTCGACCATCCAGCTGTCCGGCACCAAGGACTACGGGATGAAGCGCCTGTACGGCACGGGCGACCTGGGCAGCGGCAGCCAGGACGAGGACCAGGGGCCGATCCTGAACCTGGCCGCCGGCACCGTCCTGAAGAACGTCATCATCGGCGCCCCCGCCGCCGACGGCATCCACTGCGCGGGCAGCTGCACGCTCCAGAACGTGTGGTGGGAGGACGTCGGCGAGGACGCGGCGACCTTCCGCGGCTCCTCGTCGTCGAACGTGTACACCGTCTCCGGCGGTGGCGCCCGGTCGGCCAGCGACAAGGTGTTCCAGTTCAACGGCGCCGGGACGCTCAACATCTCGAACTTCGCGGTGCAGAACTTCGGGACCTTCGTCCGCTCCTGCGGCAACTGCTCGACGCAGTACAAGCGGACGATCAACCTCAACACCATCGAGGCGACCTACTCGGGGAACAAGCTGGTCGGCATCAACACCAACTACGGCGACAGCGCGACCCTGAAGAAGATCACGATCGTGGGCGACTCGGGCAAGAAGATCGTCCCGTGCCAGAAGTACATCGGGAACAACACGGGCAAGGAGCCGACCACGAACGGCTCGGGACCCGACAGTACGTACTGCAAGTACGCGAGCTCCGACATCACCTACAGGTAG
- a CDS encoding HEAT repeat domain-containing protein: protein MFTGIDEVDWASLRHAYGSAEDVPGLLRGLASADRAERETALDGLYGAVHHQGDVYDSTLACVPFLLALVASGEIADRAGIVELLVSIGAESASREDLDESGLHPRARVGVRAGAEVFVRLAGDADPSVRRAAPEALVRFLDEPARVLALLRERCALERDDRVLHALTESLGHFVRRHPGHAAGALELLTAQSSAPHDPGLRLAALGQLAGCAPDRLPPDLVAVAVGLLRERSARRSAGRDAVGCPHSDTLARRLRRLRPSDEEGSQLLRTLHRALGARLDERTALLKGQLTSPDALDRCNAVWMSAGLFREWRADWAEPVALIGAQLASEEGRLRDAAVCVLGDLFDLAAPAADDLAALVTSRPDLWVRHRERGGPALGGPLKALARSGDPRAAPVLAEVLAGPVVPDDLGRVIGHLGPTAAPLAPALRRRLGEVLPGAAETFERAVPLLSALTALGDAEAVPEVLRLLRGVPVGLPSRDAVLESAVGALATLGREAAPVVAPVLRELLETEYAALAAGALWSVEGDTSAVLPTLTAELSDGRPRRRAAAAALARIGAEARGALPELRRMVRAEDPWERVSAACAVWRVCGDAELSAPVLRTAWREHPSARRTITACLAALGPAGAPLHDLVRAELAARRRHLASPSGGHGSRDVLDDERLVRACGEVLGAG, encoded by the coding sequence GTGTTCACGGGGATCGACGAGGTCGACTGGGCCTCGCTGCGACATGCGTACGGCAGTGCGGAGGATGTGCCCGGGCTGCTGCGGGGGCTCGCCTCCGCGGACCGGGCCGAGCGGGAGACCGCCCTGGACGGGTTGTACGGCGCCGTGCACCACCAGGGAGACGTGTACGACTCGACCCTGGCCTGCGTTCCGTTTCTGCTCGCGCTCGTGGCGAGCGGGGAGATCGCGGACCGGGCCGGCATCGTCGAACTCCTCGTCAGCATCGGGGCGGAGAGCGCGAGCCGGGAGGATCTCGACGAGTCGGGTCTCCATCCGCGCGCCCGGGTGGGAGTGCGCGCCGGCGCCGAGGTGTTCGTCCGGCTGGCGGGGGACGCCGACCCCTCCGTCCGCCGGGCCGCCCCGGAGGCCCTGGTGCGTTTCCTGGACGAACCGGCCCGCGTGCTGGCCCTGCTGCGGGAACGCTGCGCGCTGGAGCGGGACGACCGGGTCCTGCACGCCCTCACCGAGAGCCTGGGGCACTTCGTACGGCGGCATCCCGGGCACGCGGCCGGGGCGCTGGAGTTGCTGACGGCACAGAGCAGCGCGCCGCACGACCCCGGGCTGCGCCTCGCCGCCCTCGGCCAGCTCGCCGGCTGCGCCCCCGACCGGCTCCCGCCGGACCTGGTGGCCGTCGCCGTCGGGCTGCTCAGAGAACGCTCCGCGCGGCGGTCCGCCGGACGCGACGCCGTCGGCTGCCCCCACTCCGACACCCTCGCCCGTCGGCTGCGTCGGCTGCGGCCCTCGGACGAAGAGGGCTCACAGTTGCTGCGGACCCTGCACCGCGCTCTCGGCGCCCGGCTCGACGAGCGAACCGCCCTGCTGAAAGGGCAGTTGACCAGTCCGGACGCCCTCGACCGGTGCAACGCCGTATGGATGTCGGCGGGCCTGTTCCGCGAGTGGCGCGCCGACTGGGCCGAGCCCGTCGCCCTGATCGGTGCTCAGCTGGCGTCCGAGGAGGGCAGGTTGCGGGACGCCGCAGTGTGCGTCCTGGGGGACCTGTTCGACCTGGCCGCTCCCGCCGCCGACGACCTTGCCGCCCTGGTGACGTCCCGGCCCGACCTGTGGGTCCGACACCGGGAGCGCGGGGGGCCGGCGCTGGGCGGACCGCTCAAGGCCCTTGCCCGGAGCGGCGATCCACGAGCCGCACCGGTGCTCGCGGAGGTGCTCGCCGGTCCGGTCGTACCCGACGACCTGGGCCGGGTGATCGGCCACCTGGGCCCCACGGCGGCCCCGCTCGCGCCCGCACTGCGCCGTCGGCTGGGCGAGGTCCTGCCCGGAGCCGCCGAGACCTTCGAGCGGGCCGTACCGCTGTTGTCGGCGCTCACCGCTCTGGGCGACGCGGAGGCCGTACCCGAGGTGCTGCGGCTGCTGCGGGGCGTGCCGGTGGGGCTGCCGTCGCGGGACGCCGTGCTGGAATCCGCCGTCGGCGCTCTCGCCACGTTAGGGCGGGAGGCGGCCCCCGTGGTGGCACCCGTGCTGCGGGAACTGCTGGAGACGGAGTACGCGGCACTCGCCGCGGGCGCGCTGTGGTCCGTGGAAGGGGACACGTCGGCCGTACTGCCCACGCTGACCGCCGAGTTGAGCGACGGGAGACCTCGGCGACGGGCGGCCGCGGCGGCGCTGGCGCGCATCGGGGCCGAGGCCCGTGGGGCACTGCCGGAGCTGCGGCGGATGGTTCGGGCCGAGGATCCGTGGGAGCGGGTGTCCGCCGCGTGCGCGGTGTGGCGGGTCTGCGGGGACGCGGAGCTGTCCGCGCCGGTCCTGCGGACCGCCTGGAGGGAGCACCCGTCGGCGCGTCGCACGATCACCGCCTGCCTCGCCGCCCTGGGGCCTGCCGGAGCGCCCCTGCACGATCTCGTGCGTGCCGAACTGGCCGCCCGAAGACGTCATCTGGCATCGCCGTCCGGTGGGCACGGCAGCCGTGACGTGCTGGACGACGAACGGTTGGTGCGGGCTTGCGGGGAAGTGCTGGGGGCCGGGTAG
- a CDS encoding exo-alpha-sialidase, with product MAGCRLAGVWDKDVTEVIGMTEKLLAVGTRKGLFIGREHGGTWEFDESPYFNAQAVYSVAIDTRGERPRLLAGGDSAHWGPSVFHSDDLGRTWTEPAQPAVKFPKDTGASLERVWQLHPAAAEPDVVYAGTEPAALYRSEDRGESFELVRPLWEHPTRSKWVPGGGGEGLHTVLTDKRDPRAVTVAVSTAGVFRTKDGGASWEPSNSGVSAVFLPDPDPEFGQCVHKVARDAADPDRLYLQNHWGVYRSDDAGTHWTDIGEGLPSTFGFAAVAHPHRGETAYVFPINADADRVPAGRRCRVYRTADAGKSWEPLSAGLPQGDHYGTVLRDAMCTDDADPAGVYFGNRNGEVYASADDGDSWRQLASHLPDVLCVRAAVVA from the coding sequence GTGGCGGGGTGCAGACTGGCCGGTGTCTGGGACAAAGACGTCACGGAGGTGATCGGCATGACCGAGAAGCTGCTTGCCGTAGGCACGCGCAAAGGCCTGTTCATCGGGCGCGAGCACGGCGGCACCTGGGAGTTCGACGAGAGCCCTTACTTCAACGCGCAGGCCGTGTACTCGGTCGCGATCGACACCCGGGGCGAGCGTCCGCGTCTGCTGGCAGGCGGCGACAGCGCGCACTGGGGGCCGTCGGTGTTCCACTCCGACGACCTGGGCCGCACCTGGACCGAGCCGGCCCAGCCGGCCGTGAAGTTCCCCAAGGACACCGGGGCCTCCCTGGAGCGGGTCTGGCAGCTGCACCCGGCGGCGGCCGAGCCGGACGTGGTGTACGCGGGCACGGAACCGGCCGCGCTGTACCGCTCCGAGGACCGCGGGGAGAGCTTCGAGCTGGTCCGGCCCCTGTGGGAGCACCCGACCCGTTCGAAATGGGTGCCGGGCGGCGGTGGTGAGGGCCTGCACACCGTCCTGACCGACAAGCGCGATCCGCGCGCGGTGACGGTGGCGGTCTCCACGGCGGGGGTGTTCCGCACCAAGGACGGCGGCGCGAGCTGGGAGCCGTCCAACTCCGGTGTCTCCGCGGTGTTCCTGCCCGACCCGGACCCGGAGTTCGGCCAGTGCGTGCACAAGGTCGCCCGGGACGCGGCCGATCCGGACCGTCTGTACCTCCAGAACCACTGGGGTGTGTACAGAAGCGACGACGCGGGGACGCACTGGACGGACATCGGCGAGGGCCTGCCGTCCACCTTCGGCTTCGCGGCGGTCGCTCATCCTCACCGCGGTGAGACGGCGTACGTCTTCCCGATCAACGCCGACGCCGACCGCGTTCCGGCCGGCCGTCGCTGCCGGGTCTACCGCACGGCTGACGCGGGCAAGAGCTGGGAGCCGCTCTCGGCGGGCCTGCCGCAGGGGGACCACTACGGCACCGTGCTGCGGGACGCGATGTGCACGGACGACGCGGACCCGGCCGGCGTCTACTTCGGCAACCGCAACGGCGAGGTGTACGCCTCGGCCGACGACGGCGACAGCTGGCGGCAGTTGGCCTCGCATCTGCCGGACGTGCTGTGCGTGCGGGCGGCGGTGGTCGCGTGA